AAGTATCTCATGAAGGCAAAGTGAGGATTGATGAATGCTGTCAAGTTAGGGATGCACAATGGCAAGATAATCTCTGGCAGGTTTGTTGTGACGATGGAAGCAAACATCAATTTAACCGTATCTGGTTGGCTACTGGTACGAGATTTAATGTTACAGAGCATCCTTTATTACAAGAGTTACTGGAGGCTTATCCCATAGAAATAGTTAACGGTTTACCCGTACTAGAGGAACATTTACGTCTGCCCAAGTCTAACTTTTTTATTATGGGTGGTTTGGCTGCTTTACAAATTGGTCCTGTAGCGAGAAATATTGGCGGTGGGAAAATGGCTTGTCAACGTATTGTACCAGCGATTGTTAAATCCAGTTTGGCGATTGAGTGATTTTTTCGTTTAGGATGCGATCGCCGAAAAACTTAAATCTGTGTAGTCTGATGTGCTCTCAAAATTTTTTCTGGTAAGTTAAATAAGTTCTAATCTTACCTTTGGTTTTCCGATTTTACTACAGAGGCAATTGTGGCTTGGGGAGGAGGTGTGGTTGAGCGGGAAATTTTCTCTTCCAGATTTGTGGTGCGATCGCAAACGAAAATAGGGGTACAACTGTTGTCGTACCCCTAGAAATCTAAACTACTTAAGTGTAGAAATAGTATTTATAGCAGAGAACGAATTAGTTAGGACATCCTCATTTTCGGAAAACCTTGCTAGCATAGGCTCTCATCACTGTTTACTGTTTACTGCTATAGTTGTCGCCCTGGTTTGGGTTTAGAGTTCGTCGTAGCTACCACCAACGCCAATTTTCGTGTTAAAGATATCAGCATCAGTGATTGTCATACCGCTCATCGAGGCTCCTTCAACGTGAGCATCGTGAATTGTGGCACTGGTAAAATTAACTTGGTCGAGATCGGCGTTGTTGAGACTAGCATTGGTGAGAAAAGCACCTTCGAGGTTTGCACCTTCGAGGTTTGCACCAGTCATGTCAGCACCTTCGAGGTTAGCTTCGGTAAGGTTAGCTCCGCGTAAATCGGCTTCTCGTAAGTCA
This is a stretch of genomic DNA from Oscillatoria salina IIICB1. It encodes these proteins:
- a CDS encoding pentapeptide repeat-containing protein; this translates as MKTKLLAILTLIAPLFFAIPVKADNPQHVERLLTTGQCYGCDLSGADLSQAHLIGADLREADLRGANLTEANLEGADMTGANLEGANLEGAFLTNASLNNADLDQVNFTSATIHDAHVEGASMSGMTITDADIFNTKIGVGGSYDEL